A window from Erythrobacter sp. YJ-T3-07 encodes these proteins:
- a CDS encoding 3-hydroxyacyl-CoA dehydrogenase NAD-binding domain-containing protein, producing MTSPIRTERHDNVLVIISDNPPVNALGQAVRAGLTDGIAEALSDDSVEAVVIRCDGRTFFAGADITEFGKAPQGPSLPEALDKLEASDKPVVAAIHGTALGGGCEVALACHYRVAVPSAKMGLPEVKLGLIPGAAGTQRLPRLVGAEAALPLVAIGNPISAKKAKEIGLLDELVGEDSLAADAIAFAKSKIGQPVPRSSEDDANQDGIKNPDIFDEFRAKNGRKMRGFDAPNAAIEAVKAAGEMSYAEGVKKERELFMKLMTGTQSKAMRHYFFAERAANKVDDIPADTPLIDIKKVGIIGAGTMGGGIAMNFLSAGIPVTILEMKQEALDRGTATMRKNYEATAKKGRMTAEQVEQAMGLLTPTLEYSDLADCDLVIEAVYESMDVKKDVFGKLDEVVKEGAILASNTSYLNIDEIATATKRPSYVLGLHFFSPANVMKLLEVVRGEKTRNDVLATAMKLSKKIGKVAAVSGVCPGFIGNRMLSKRQEQANQLILEGANYWDVDDVLLEFGFPMGPFQMGDLAGIDIGWHRDPSKVTTIREALCAVGRFGQKAGKGFYDYDEARQRTPSDEVKQIIADFAEKEGNEQRDISKDEIRERLLYPMVNEGAKILDEGMAQRASDIDVVWINGYGWPLYTGGPMFWADTIGLDTVVAGLEKHGLPVSDYLRKKAEAGESFN from the coding sequence ATGACATCCCCGATCCGCACAGAGCGGCACGATAACGTGCTGGTGATCATTTCCGACAATCCCCCCGTCAACGCACTGGGCCAGGCCGTCCGTGCCGGGCTGACCGATGGCATTGCCGAGGCGCTGTCCGACGATAGCGTCGAAGCGGTCGTCATCCGCTGCGACGGGCGGACTTTCTTCGCCGGCGCCGACATCACCGAGTTCGGAAAAGCCCCGCAGGGGCCGAGCCTGCCCGAAGCGCTCGACAAGCTGGAGGCGAGCGACAAGCCTGTGGTGGCAGCGATCCACGGCACCGCGCTGGGCGGCGGGTGCGAAGTCGCGCTGGCGTGTCACTACCGCGTCGCGGTACCGAGCGCGAAGATGGGCCTGCCCGAGGTGAAGCTGGGCCTGATCCCTGGTGCCGCGGGCACGCAGCGCCTGCCGCGTCTGGTCGGCGCGGAAGCCGCCCTCCCCCTCGTCGCGATCGGCAATCCGATTTCGGCCAAGAAAGCGAAAGAGATCGGCCTGCTGGACGAGCTGGTGGGCGAAGACAGCCTTGCCGCCGATGCGATCGCCTTTGCCAAGTCGAAGATCGGCCAACCGGTCCCGCGCTCCAGCGAGGACGACGCCAACCAGGACGGGATCAAGAACCCCGACATCTTCGACGAATTCCGCGCCAAGAACGGCCGCAAGATGCGCGGCTTCGACGCGCCCAACGCCGCGATCGAAGCGGTGAAGGCGGCGGGCGAGATGTCCTATGCCGAAGGCGTGAAGAAGGAACGCGAGCTGTTCATGAAGCTCATGACCGGTACGCAGTCCAAGGCGATGCGGCACTATTTCTTCGCGGAGCGGGCGGCGAACAAGGTCGACGACATTCCCGCCGACACCCCGCTGATCGACATCAAGAAGGTCGGCATAATCGGCGCGGGCACGATGGGCGGCGGGATCGCGATGAACTTCCTCTCCGCAGGCATCCCCGTCACCATCCTCGAGATGAAGCAGGAAGCGCTCGACCGTGGCACCGCCACGATGCGCAAGAACTACGAAGCGACCGCGAAGAAAGGCCGGATGACCGCCGAACAGGTCGAACAGGCGATGGGCCTCCTCACCCCCACGCTCGAATACAGCGACCTCGCCGATTGCGACCTCGTGATCGAGGCGGTGTACGAGAGCATGGACGTGAAGAAGGACGTCTTCGGGAAGCTCGACGAGGTGGTGAAGGAGGGCGCGATCCTCGCGTCGAACACCAGCTATCTGAACATCGACGAGATCGCGACCGCGACCAAGCGCCCAAGCTATGTGCTGGGCCTCCATTTCTTCAGCCCCGCCAACGTGATGAAGCTGCTCGAAGTGGTGCGTGGCGAGAAGACGCGCAACGATGTGCTGGCGACCGCGATGAAGCTGTCCAAGAAGATCGGCAAGGTCGCGGCGGTTTCGGGCGTTTGCCCCGGGTTCATCGGCAACCGCATGCTCTCCAAGCGGCAGGAGCAGGCGAACCAGCTGATCCTCGAAGGGGCGAACTACTGGGACGTCGACGACGTGCTGCTCGAGTTCGGCTTCCCCATGGGGCCGTTCCAGATGGGCGACCTCGCCGGGATCGACATCGGCTGGCACCGCGACCCGAGCAAGGTCACGACCATCCGCGAGGCGCTGTGCGCGGTGGGCCGCTTCGGCCAGAAGGCGGGCAAGGGCTTCTACGACTATGACGAAGCGCGCCAGCGCACCCCGTCGGACGAGGTGAAGCAGATCATCGCCGACTTCGCCGAGAAGGAAGGCAACGAACAGCGCGACATCTCGAAGGACGAGATCCGTGAGCGCCTGCTCTACCCGATGGTCAACGAAGGCGCGAAGATCCTCGATGAAGGCATGGCCCAGCGCGCCAGCGACATCGATGTGGTGTGGATCAACGGCTATGGCTGGCCGCTCTACACCGGCGGCCCGATGTTCTGGGCCGACACGATCGGGCTGGATACCGTGGTCGCGGGCCTCGAAAAGCACGGCCTGCCGGTGAGCGATTACCTGCGCAAGAAGGCCGAGGCGGGCGAGAGCTTCAACTAG
- a CDS encoding serine hydrolase, with product MKLGNPEDRGFDSERLQRIDRFLDETYLDTGRLAMMQLLVSRDGQPVHYYHGGTLRDDGTPMREDALFRIASMTKPVTSIAFMQLVEQCKVALEDPVSRVLPEFEGLGAYAGGGGDLPFAPTRPGQPMRFVDLLSHMSGLTYGFQNRTSVDGAYRKARLDLSRGAITSDEYIATLAGIPLEFEPGTQWNYSVSTDVLGVCVERISGMRLGDYFREHIFAPLGMEDTGFDIDPAKQDRLTDAYAYRPGKPARLVDKGAESRLMEPASFHSGGGGLISTLADYDRFCTMLVNRGAYQGGQIVSPKTLDLMTANHLPGGVDLTQMSQSLFSEANNAGTGFGLGFAVVTEPARTLIPASKGEFYWGGAYSTAFFVDPVERITCVFMTQLYPSTTFPIRRQLKTLIYSALTHSNA from the coding sequence ATGAAGCTGGGCAATCCGGAAGACCGGGGTTTCGACAGCGAAAGACTGCAACGGATCGACCGTTTTCTGGACGAGACCTACCTCGACACCGGGCGGCTCGCCATGATGCAGCTGCTGGTCTCGCGCGACGGACAACCCGTGCACTATTACCACGGCGGCACCTTGCGCGACGATGGCACGCCGATGCGCGAGGATGCGCTGTTCCGTATCGCCAGCATGACCAAGCCGGTCACCTCGATCGCGTTCATGCAGCTGGTCGAGCAGTGCAAGGTCGCTCTGGAAGATCCGGTATCGCGAGTCCTGCCCGAATTCGAAGGCCTGGGTGCCTACGCGGGCGGCGGGGGCGACCTGCCCTTCGCGCCGACCAGGCCGGGTCAGCCGATGCGCTTCGTAGATCTGCTGTCGCACATGTCGGGCCTGACATACGGGTTCCAGAACCGCACCAGCGTGGACGGGGCCTATCGCAAGGCCCGGCTCGACCTGTCGCGCGGCGCGATCACCTCGGACGAATATATCGCCACGCTGGCAGGTATCCCGCTGGAGTTCGAGCCGGGCACGCAGTGGAACTATTCGGTCTCGACCGACGTGCTCGGCGTGTGCGTCGAACGCATTTCCGGCATGAGGCTGGGCGATTACTTCCGCGAACACATCTTCGCGCCGCTGGGTATGGAGGACACCGGGTTCGACATCGATCCGGCCAAGCAGGATCGCCTCACCGATGCCTACGCCTACCGCCCCGGCAAGCCCGCGCGGCTGGTCGACAAGGGCGCGGAATCACGTTTGATGGAGCCGGCAAGCTTCCATTCGGGCGGCGGCGGGCTGATCTCTACCCTTGCGGATTACGACCGCTTCTGCACGATGCTGGTCAACCGGGGAGCCTATCAGGGCGGGCAGATCGTCTCGCCCAAGACGCTCGACCTAATGACCGCGAACCACCTGCCGGGCGGGGTCGACCTGACGCAGATGAGCCAGAGCCTGTTCAGCGAGGCGAACAATGCGGGCACCGGCTTCGGCCTGGGCTTTGCCGTCGTCACCGAGCCGGCGCGCACGCTGATCCCGGCGAGCAAGGGCGAATTCTACTGGGGCGGCGCCTATTCGACCGCCTTCTTCGTCGACCCGGTGGAGCGGATCACCTGCGTCTTCATGACCCAGCTCTACCCTTCCACCACGTTTCCCATCCGCCGACAGCTCAAGACGCTGATCTATTCGGCCCTCACCCACTCGAACGCCTGA
- a CDS encoding acetyl-CoA C-acyltransferase, protein MRDAVIVSTARTPLAKSIRGAFNATHPVQLGAWSVEAAVQRAGLDGGEIDDVVFGVASQGGAQGFNLGRQVALRAGLPVEVAGMTMDRQCSSGLMAIATAAKQIIVDRMDICVAGGVESITAIRSNLNPPARDEELLKMHPDIFMPMIGTAEVVAKRYGISREEQDAYSLQSQQRTAAAQGSGKLADEIIEVTTMMDVKDRESGEVSKHEVTIAMDDCNRPNTTLEGLAKLDPVMGEGHTITAGNASQLADGSAASVLMEAEVAKARGLAPLGRYVGMAVAGTKPDEMGIGPVFAIPKLLERFGLKIDDIGLWELNEAFAVQVLYCRDKLGIPDDKLNVNGGSISIGHPFGMTGARCVGHALIEGKRRGVKYVVVTMCVGGGMGAAGLFEVL, encoded by the coding sequence ATGCGCGACGCAGTTATCGTGTCCACCGCCCGTACCCCGCTTGCGAAATCGATTCGCGGGGCGTTCAACGCAACCCATCCGGTGCAGCTGGGGGCATGGTCGGTAGAGGCTGCGGTCCAGCGGGCCGGGCTCGACGGGGGCGAGATCGACGATGTCGTGTTCGGCGTTGCCAGCCAGGGCGGGGCGCAGGGGTTCAACCTGGGTCGCCAGGTCGCCTTGCGCGCGGGCCTGCCGGTGGAGGTCGCGGGCATGACGATGGACCGCCAGTGCTCCAGCGGGTTGATGGCGATCGCCACCGCCGCCAAGCAGATCATCGTCGACCGGATGGATATCTGCGTCGCGGGCGGCGTGGAATCGATCACCGCGATCCGCAGCAACCTGAACCCGCCGGCGCGCGACGAAGAGCTGCTGAAGATGCATCCCGACATCTTCATGCCGATGATCGGCACGGCGGAAGTCGTTGCCAAGCGCTACGGGATCAGCCGCGAGGAGCAGGACGCCTACTCGCTCCAATCGCAGCAGCGCACCGCCGCCGCGCAAGGATCGGGCAAGCTGGCGGACGAGATCATCGAGGTCACCACGATGATGGACGTGAAGGACCGCGAGAGCGGCGAGGTCTCGAAGCACGAAGTCACCATCGCGATGGACGACTGCAACCGTCCCAACACCACGCTGGAAGGGCTGGCGAAGCTCGATCCGGTGATGGGCGAGGGGCACACGATTACCGCCGGGAACGCCAGCCAGCTGGCCGATGGCTCGGCGGCGAGCGTGCTGATGGAGGCCGAGGTCGCCAAGGCGCGCGGGCTCGCGCCGCTGGGCCGCTATGTCGGCATGGCGGTCGCGGGCACCAAGCCGGATGAGATGGGCATCGGGCCCGTCTTTGCGATCCCCAAGCTGCTCGAACGCTTCGGTCTGAAGATCGACGATATCGGCTTGTGGGAGCTGAACGAGGCCTTCGCGGTGCAGGTGCTCTATTGCCGCGACAAGCTGGGCATTCCGGACGACAAGCTCAACGTCAACGGCGGCTCGATTTCCATCGGCCATCCCTTCGGCATGACCGGCGCGCGCTGCGTCGGCCACGCGCTGATCGAGGGCAAGCGGCGCGGCGTCAAATACGTCGTCGTGACCATGTGCGTGGGCGGCGGCATGGGCGCAGCCGGCCTGTTCGAGGTGCTGTGA
- a CDS encoding class I adenylate-forming enzyme family protein codes for MASTAKPKDLASAIGWTPPENWPARSRAECQAILTAPGMRFEMEEVDIRGVPTRVWKNAPPNLRAIALLGQTHGEREFMIYQGERVTYDAWFRAVATLAHEFQSLGVEKGDRVALAMRNLPEWPVVFFAAVTIGAICVPLNAWWTGGELAYGLANSGTKLLVCDEERWERIAELRGECPALETVLVTRHEGDLAGASRLEDVIGTPTAYKDLPSRALPEVEILPEDDATIFYTSGTTGKPKGALGTHRNLCTNIMSSGFGAACAVLRRGEEIPAPQPKTTLTVIPLFHVTACSAGLMGSIAAGNTLIFMYRWDPVEAFQIIEREKVNSTGGVPTIAWQLLEHPERKNYDLSSIEAIAYGGAPAAPELVRKIREEFGALPGNGWGMTETMATVTGHSSEDYLNRPDSCGPPVAVADLKIMSEDGTRELPTGEIGELWARGPMVVKGYWNNPEATAETFIDGWVRTGDLARLDDEGWCYIADRAKDMIIRGGENIYSSEVENVLYDHPAVTDAALVGIPHQQLGEEPAAVVHLAPGTSASEAELQEWVAARLAKFKVPVKIAFSNETLPRNANGKILKKELSSFF; via the coding sequence ATGGCGAGCACCGCGAAACCCAAAGACCTCGCCTCCGCGATCGGCTGGACCCCGCCCGAAAACTGGCCCGCGCGCAGCCGTGCCGAGTGTCAGGCAATCCTGACCGCGCCGGGCATGCGGTTCGAGATGGAGGAGGTCGACATTCGCGGCGTCCCGACCCGCGTGTGGAAGAACGCCCCGCCGAACCTGCGCGCCATCGCGCTGCTCGGTCAGACGCACGGCGAGCGTGAGTTCATGATCTACCAGGGCGAGCGGGTGACCTATGACGCGTGGTTCCGCGCGGTCGCCACGCTGGCCCACGAATTCCAGTCTCTGGGCGTAGAGAAGGGCGACCGGGTCGCGCTGGCGATGCGCAACCTGCCCGAATGGCCGGTGGTGTTCTTCGCCGCGGTCACCATCGGCGCGATCTGCGTTCCGCTCAACGCATGGTGGACCGGTGGCGAGCTCGCCTATGGCCTCGCCAACTCGGGCACCAAGCTGCTCGTCTGTGACGAGGAGCGATGGGAACGGATTGCCGAACTGCGCGGCGAGTGCCCGGCGCTGGAGACCGTGCTCGTCACCCGCCATGAGGGCGATCTGGCCGGCGCATCGCGGCTGGAAGACGTGATCGGCACTCCGACCGCTTACAAGGATCTGCCGTCCCGCGCGCTGCCCGAGGTGGAGATCCTGCCCGAAGACGACGCGACGATCTTCTACACCAGCGGCACCACCGGCAAGCCCAAGGGCGCGCTCGGCACGCATCGCAACCTGTGCACCAACATCATGTCGAGCGGGTTCGGTGCTGCCTGCGCGGTGCTTCGCCGGGGCGAAGAAATCCCTGCACCGCAGCCCAAGACGACGCTCACCGTCATTCCGCTGTTCCACGTTACCGCGTGTTCCGCCGGACTGATGGGCTCTATCGCTGCGGGCAACACGCTGATCTTCATGTATCGCTGGGACCCGGTCGAAGCCTTCCAAATCATCGAGCGCGAGAAGGTGAATTCCACCGGCGGGGTGCCGACCATTGCCTGGCAATTGCTCGAACATCCCGAACGCAAGAACTACGACCTCTCCAGTATCGAGGCGATTGCCTATGGCGGCGCGCCCGCCGCGCCCGAACTGGTGCGCAAGATCCGCGAAGAATTCGGCGCGCTGCCCGGCAATGGCTGGGGCATGACGGAGACGATGGCGACGGTAACGGGCCATTCGAGCGAGGATTACCTCAACCGCCCCGACAGCTGCGGGCCTCCCGTCGCGGTCGCCGACCTCAAGATCATGAGCGAGGACGGCACCCGCGAATTGCCGACCGGCGAGATCGGCGAATTGTGGGCGCGCGGGCCGATGGTGGTGAAAGGCTACTGGAACAATCCCGAAGCGACGGCCGAGACCTTCATCGACGGCTGGGTCAGGACAGGCGACCTCGCCCGACTGGACGACGAAGGCTGGTGCTACATCGCCGACCGCGCGAAGGACATGATCATCCGCGGGGGCGAGAACATCTATTCGTCCGAGGTCGAGAACGTGCTCTACGATCACCCGGCGGTGACCGACGCCGCGCTGGTCGGCATCCCGCACCAGCAGCTGGGTGAGGAACCCGCCGCTGTCGTCCACCTTGCGCCGGGGACTAGCGCGAGCGAGGCCGAATTGCAGGAATGGGTCGCGGCCAGGCTGGCCAAGTTCAAGGTGCCGGTGAAAATAGCCTTTTCAAACGAGACCTTGCCACGCAATGCCAATGGCAAGATCCTGAAAAAGGAGCTTTCGAGCTTCTTCTGA
- a CDS encoding TetR/AcrR family transcriptional regulator, giving the protein MANKPDVTKKFGEKRTAIVRAASVLINETGVQATTLTKVARAIGLNATSVTYYFPRKDQLIVSVYAETIALLKEMAQEALAEDTLEKRIARFVQLHVALRDRIRRGEQGLMAALSEIRSLDQEQQDELLFAYREVVNDVRAFFGEPADEKQRALFSARAHILIEAMLWWPVWSRRYSVLDFPRVETKIVDILCFGIPAQRGEWNPVALEDDGWRVREDRPLQQNDEFLRAATVMINERGYRGASVNRIAEALNVTKGSFYHHHDAKDDLVLKCFQRSYDRLSKVQMAGYDLEGSYWTRLSSILNELLQLQFFDSMPLLRTTALQALDSETKVDVVMRSNRLARRFAGFLIDGFADGSVRAIDPLVASQIIMSTLNGAYEARRWAGRFDDQEEAVETYLSVLSEGMLANRS; this is encoded by the coding sequence ATGGCGAATAAGCCTGACGTAACGAAGAAGTTCGGCGAAAAGCGCACCGCCATTGTGCGCGCCGCATCGGTGCTGATCAATGAAACCGGCGTTCAGGCGACCACGCTCACCAAGGTGGCGCGCGCGATCGGCCTGAACGCGACCAGCGTCACCTATTATTTCCCGCGCAAGGACCAGCTGATCGTCTCGGTCTATGCCGAAACCATCGCGCTGCTGAAGGAAATGGCGCAGGAGGCGCTGGCCGAAGATACGCTCGAAAAACGTATCGCCAGGTTCGTCCAACTGCACGTCGCGTTGCGCGACCGCATTCGGCGGGGCGAGCAGGGGCTGATGGCTGCGCTGTCCGAAATCCGCTCGCTCGATCAGGAGCAGCAGGACGAATTGCTGTTCGCCTATCGCGAAGTGGTCAACGACGTGCGCGCCTTCTTCGGCGAGCCTGCGGACGAGAAGCAGCGCGCGCTCTTCTCTGCCCGGGCGCACATCCTGATCGAGGCGATGCTGTGGTGGCCGGTGTGGTCGCGGCGCTATTCGGTGCTCGATTTCCCGCGGGTCGAGACCAAGATCGTCGATATCCTGTGTTTCGGCATCCCTGCGCAGCGTGGCGAGTGGAATCCGGTGGCCCTCGAAGATGACGGCTGGCGCGTTCGCGAGGATCGCCCGCTGCAGCAGAACGACGAGTTCCTGCGCGCGGCGACGGTGATGATCAACGAACGCGGCTATCGCGGGGCATCGGTCAACCGGATTGCCGAAGCGCTCAACGTGACCAAGGGCAGCTTCTACCACCACCACGACGCCAAGGACGATCTGGTGCTGAAGTGCTTCCAGCGCAGCTATGATCGCCTGTCGAAGGTGCAGATGGCGGGGTACGATCTCGAAGGATCGTACTGGACGCGCCTGTCGAGCATCCTGAACGAACTGCTGCAATTGCAGTTCTTCGATTCCATGCCCCTGCTGCGCACCACCGCTCTGCAGGCGCTCGACAGCGAGACCAAGGTGGACGTCGTGATGCGCTCCAACCGCCTCGCGCGGCGTTTTGCCGGGTTCCTGATCGACGGGTTCGCCGACGGCTCGGTGCGGGCGATCGATCCGCTGGTCGCCAGCCAGATCATCATGTCCACGCTCAACGGCGCCTATGAGGCGCGGCGCTGGGCGGGCCGGTTCGACGATCAGGAAGAGGCGGTCGAAACCTATCTCTCGGTGCTGAGCGAAGGGATGCTGGCGAACCGCAGCTAG
- a CDS encoding MFS transporter translates to MDPLEDPEGLDDTAGAQRRALAEHARFVDANLKRNYTANFIHGVLGMTGFRLIYAPTIIPAYLLLLTGSTAAVGLGTALLQLGATISPIASGSRIEHRSHILPYAIGVGSMMRLMILGLALTGYFLTGNLLLIGTFACFVLLGFFTGAQRVAFQMLMSKLIPIRKRGRLQGYRNFAGGLIAALLAWAAGNYLIADKWLGNGYATTFLFAFLLTSAGLVVLKTMIREPAAPVSRPQMPMMQRIRQFPELLQDRDFAWFLGVQCFSTMARVGAPFWTIYAGMQLGLDGALIGGLSFVFLGSDTLSNVLWGPLGDRFGFKIIYVLALCSSVSGVTLLILGSTAVPIYAAFVLLGVGGSGWMLASTTMVLEFGEPQDTPMRLAFVTTLEGAIAASGPVIAGLLVAVSGFQPLFFIVLAAQIAALGLLIVKVREPRHRVGAV, encoded by the coding sequence TTGGATCCGCTCGAGGATCCCGAAGGACTGGACGACACGGCCGGCGCGCAGCGACGCGCGCTGGCCGAACACGCGCGCTTTGTCGATGCGAACCTGAAGCGGAACTACACCGCCAACTTCATCCATGGCGTGCTGGGCATGACCGGGTTCCGGCTGATCTACGCGCCCACCATCATCCCCGCCTACCTGCTGTTGCTGACCGGCAGCACCGCCGCCGTCGGGCTCGGCACCGCGCTGCTGCAACTGGGCGCGACGATCAGCCCGATCGCCAGCGGTTCGCGGATCGAGCATCGCAGCCACATCCTGCCCTACGCGATCGGCGTGGGATCGATGATGCGGCTGATGATCCTGGGGCTGGCGCTGACGGGCTACTTCCTCACCGGCAACCTGCTGCTTATCGGGACCTTCGCCTGCTTCGTTCTGCTGGGCTTCTTCACCGGCGCGCAGCGGGTCGCGTTCCAGATGCTGATGAGCAAGCTGATCCCGATCCGCAAACGCGGGCGGTTACAGGGCTATCGCAATTTCGCAGGCGGACTGATCGCCGCGCTGCTCGCATGGGCAGCGGGCAACTACCTGATCGCGGACAAGTGGCTGGGCAATGGCTATGCCACCACCTTCCTGTTCGCCTTCCTGCTGACCAGCGCGGGGCTGGTGGTGCTCAAGACCATGATCCGCGAGCCCGCCGCGCCGGTCAGCCGCCCGCAAATGCCGATGATGCAGCGCATCCGCCAGTTTCCCGAACTGTTGCAGGATCGCGACTTCGCGTGGTTCCTTGGCGTCCAGTGCTTCTCCACGATGGCCCGCGTCGGCGCGCCGTTCTGGACGATTTATGCGGGCATGCAGCTGGGCCTCGACGGTGCGCTGATCGGTGGGCTGAGCTTCGTGTTCCTCGGCTCGGACACGCTCTCCAATGTATTATGGGGGCCGCTGGGCGACCGCTTCGGCTTCAAGATCATCTATGTGCTGGCGCTGTGCAGTTCGGTCTCCGGGGTCACGCTGCTGATCCTCGGCAGCACCGCCGTGCCGATCTATGCCGCCTTCGTGCTGCTGGGCGTCGGCGGATCGGGCTGGATGCTTGCCTCGACCACGATGGTGCTCGAATTCGGGGAGCCGCAGGACACGCCGATGCGGCTCGCCTTCGTCACCACGCTGGAAGGCGCGATCGCGGCGAGCGGTCCGGTGATTGCCGGCCTGCTGGTGGCGGTAAGCGGGTTCCAGCCGCTGTTCTTCATCGTGCTTGCGGCGCAGATCGCGGCGCTGGGGCTGCTGATCGTAAAGGTGCGCGAGCCGCGTCACCGGGTGGGGGCAGTCTAG
- a CDS encoding acyl-CoA dehydrogenase family protein, whose amino-acid sequence MAVLNEEQEMLRDMAREWATNESPVTEFRKVRASGEPEAFDRAAYATMAEMGWAGIIIPEEHGGSDFGFLSAGLVVEELGKTLTASPLIATTLAASAIMLGGSEEQKSKWLPKLASGEAIATLAIDEGPHHDPDTLEASVSGSKLTGTKAFVAEAHGADLFVVAAKDGLYLVEKGDGVTLTTRRLTDQRSHADIAFDGAAADKLANGGDDLLDKVLDRARVLTAAEMLGMAQIVFDTTLAYLKQRVQFNQVLSSFQALQHRMADLFADLAQMRSAVEAGLQAIDSGAGVSRAAIVAKAEANRVMHTMSNEGIQLHGGIGMTDEYDIGFYLKRARVLEAAWGTRSFLKNRFATLGGY is encoded by the coding sequence ATGGCAGTTCTCAACGAAGAGCAGGAAATGCTGCGCGACATGGCGCGCGAATGGGCGACCAACGAAAGCCCGGTGACCGAATTCCGCAAGGTCCGCGCGAGCGGAGAGCCGGAGGCGTTCGACCGCGCGGCCTACGCCACGATGGCAGAAATGGGCTGGGCCGGGATCATCATCCCCGAAGAGCATGGCGGGTCCGATTTCGGATTCCTCTCCGCCGGTCTGGTGGTCGAGGAACTGGGCAAGACGCTGACCGCGAGCCCGCTGATCGCCACCACCCTCGCCGCAAGCGCGATCATGCTCGGCGGGAGCGAGGAGCAGAAGTCCAAGTGGCTGCCCAAGCTCGCCAGCGGTGAGGCCATCGCCACGCTCGCGATCGACGAAGGGCCGCATCACGATCCCGACACGCTCGAGGCGAGCGTCTCGGGCAGCAAGCTGACCGGCACCAAGGCCTTCGTCGCCGAAGCGCATGGCGCGGACCTGTTCGTGGTCGCCGCGAAGGACGGGCTCTATCTCGTCGAAAAGGGCGACGGCGTGACGCTGACGACCCGCCGTCTGACCGACCAGCGCAGCCATGCGGACATTGCGTTCGACGGCGCTGCGGCGGACAAGCTGGCCAATGGTGGCGACGACCTGCTCGACAAAGTGCTCGACCGTGCGCGCGTGCTGACCGCCGCAGAGATGCTCGGCATGGCGCAGATCGTGTTCGACACGACGCTCGCCTATCTCAAGCAGCGCGTGCAGTTCAATCAGGTGCTCAGTTCTTTCCAGGCGCTCCAGCATCGCATGGCGGACCTGTTCGCGGATCTGGCGCAGATGCGTTCTGCGGTCGAGGCAGGCCTGCAGGCGATCGACAGCGGCGCAGGCGTGTCGCGCGCGGCCATCGTCGCCAAGGCGGAGGCCAACCGCGTGATGCACACGATGAGCAACGAGGGTATCCAGCTGCACGGCGGGATCGGGATGACCGACGAATACGACATCGGCTTCTATCTCAAGCGCGCGCGGGTGCTGGAGGCGGCATGGGGCACGCGCAGCTTCCTCAAGAACCGCTTCGCAACGCTGGGCGGCTACTGA